From Thermoanaerobaculia bacterium, the proteins below share one genomic window:
- a CDS encoding sigma-70 family RNA polymerase sigma factor, with the protein TRRVLAELPSERDRRILFRFYIDEDDKEQICRELSLTSLHFNRVLFRARERYRALYREIAERRAR; encoded by the coding sequence ACCCGGCGGGTGCTCGCCGAGCTGCCTTCCGAACGCGACCGTCGGATCCTGTTCCGGTTCTACATCGACGAGGACGACAAAGAGCAGATCTGCCGCGAACTGTCTCTGACGAGCCTCCATTTCAACCGGGTCCTCTTCCGGGCCCGGGAGCGGTACCGGGCCCTGTATCGCGAGATTGCGGAAAGGCGGGCGAGATAA
- a CDS encoding zf-HC2 domain-containing protein — translation MEHPGIDEDLLADRYVAGKLSAEERDRFEEHFFDCAACLEAIEVIHRFRNDLKEVGPSEPPAPLPSSFPRTATFLLAASLAAAVFSALYFYREERGARRELQAARRTSERAVPGDRAGQEPDAARALRAAPLAASVFTLNLTRGAGSPEPDNRVSLGASPHWLVLLFDQPDDDAAGTYRVILKTADGKPLGASVDASATSSGLLAAGFRSDVLAPGDYALTVESTAPGRPEPLATYRFRAVP, via the coding sequence ATGGAACATCCGGGAATCGACGAAGACCTCCTCGCCGACCGCTACGTCGCGGGAAAGCTGTCCGCGGAAGAGCGCGATCGGTTCGAAGAGCACTTCTTCGACTGCGCGGCCTGCCTGGAAGCGATCGAGGTCATCCATCGGTTTCGGAACGACTTGAAGGAGGTGGGCCCAAGCGAACCGCCGGCCCCCCTCCCCTCTTCTTTCCCGCGCACGGCGACGTTTCTCCTCGCCGCTTCCCTCGCGGCGGCCGTCTTTTCCGCTCTGTACTTCTATCGCGAAGAACGCGGAGCCCGGCGCGAACTCCAGGCCGCCCGGCGGACCTCCGAGAGAGCCGTTCCAGGGGACCGGGCCGGTCAGGAGCCGGATGCCGCCCGGGCGCTGCGGGCGGCGCCTCTCGCGGCGTCCGTCTTCACCCTGAATCTGACGCGGGGGGCGGGTTCCCCGGAACCGGACAACCGGGTGTCTCTCGGAGCGTCGCCCCACTGGCTGGTCCTCCTCTTCGATCAACCGGACGACGATGCCGCCGGAACCTATCGCGTCATCCTGAAGACGGCCGACGGAAAGCCCCTCGGCGCCTCCGTGGACGCCTCGGCGACGTCGAGCGGGCTGCTCGCCGCGGGCTTCCGGTCGGACGTCCTGGCTCCCGGGGATTACGCCCTGACCGTCGAGTCGACCGCTCCCGGGCGTCCGGAACCCCTCGCCACCTACCGGTTCCGCGCCGTTCCCTGA
- the msrB gene encoding peptide-methionine (R)-S-oxide reductase MsrB, whose protein sequence is MKKWMIFTALTATVAVLGSLGGGNTASAKGKPVVEKIVKSDAEWKKELTPEQYQVLREAGTERAFTGKYWNNHEKGTYVCAADGNPLYSSDTKFDSGTGWPSFWQPISPSAVETKTDRSLFMDRTEVLCSRCGGHLGHVFNDGPAPTHLRYCMNSAAMRFIPAK, encoded by the coding sequence ATGAAGAAGTGGATGATTTTCACCGCGCTGACCGCGACCGTCGCCGTGCTCGGCTCGCTCGGAGGGGGAAACACGGCGAGCGCGAAAGGAAAACCCGTGGTCGAGAAGATCGTCAAGTCCGACGCCGAGTGGAAGAAGGAACTCACGCCCGAGCAGTACCAGGTTCTCCGCGAGGCCGGAACCGAGCGGGCGTTCACCGGCAAGTACTGGAACAACCACGAAAAGGGAACCTACGTCTGCGCGGCGGACGGGAACCCGCTCTATTCTTCCGACACGAAGTTCGATTCCGGGACGGGGTGGCCGAGCTTCTGGCAGCCGATCTCACCGTCGGCCGTCGAGACGAAGACGGACCGGAGCCTGTTCATGGACCGGACGGAGGTCCTGTGCAGCCGCTGCGGCGGGCACCTCGGCCACGTCTTCAACGACGGGCCGGCGCCGACTCACCTGCGCTACTGCATGAACTCGGCGGCGATGAGGTTCATCCCGGCGAAGTGA